The nucleotide sequence CAAGTCCAACAATGCAGCGAGCGACTCCTCTTTATCTTCTTGATCTTCAATATCAAGTACTCGACAAGCTGACTTAAATAAAGACACAAGCGTTTGGCAATCTGCGGGATCTTCTATGTAAAGCGGCGGTGTTTCTGCCTGCAAATGATAAAAATAAGGCAGCTCTAACAGCCTGTTTTTGTTATGCTTGTTGAAAAGGTAAAATTCAGAAGTAAACAGAAATATATACCCTTTAATGTCATCTGACAGTTCTAAGGTGTGGACTTGACCCGGCGACAGGAAAAAAACACTATAAGGGCGAATAACATAGGTTTGAAAATCTATAACATGTTTTCCTGAACCTTTAGTCAAAAAAAGCACCTCATAAAACCCATGGTGCCTGTGTGGGTATTCAACTTTAAAATGTCGATTAGCATCAAAGACCTCTACTTGATATTTGACATTGGCCAATTTGTTATGGCTAAATTCATTGATACTATAAATAGGTATTTTCTTTGACACTAGCTAATCGAACTATTTTGTTTAAAGTATATTATGCCATTTCCCAAACCCCAAATTAATAAAGTACAAAATAATATAACGACTGTTATATTCACACAAAAACCT is from Cytophagaceae bacterium ABcell3 and encodes:
- a CDS encoding AraC family transcriptional regulator; this encodes MSKKIPIYSINEFSHNKLANVKYQVEVFDANRHFKVEYPHRHHGFYEVLFLTKGSGKHVIDFQTYVIRPYSVFFLSPGQVHTLELSDDIKGYIFLFTSEFYLFNKHNKNRLLELPYFYHLQAETPPLYIEDPADCQTLVSLFKSACRVLDIEDQEDKEESLAALLDLILLHCKRLYPSVSVTGSAKKGRLLVKRFKQLIEENYQYNYSVRDYANMLAVTPGHLTETVKELTGRTSNQLIHERTIIEAKKLLQYTELTVTQISHELNFKDQSYFGRFFKKHTGVTPDEFRKQ